The sequence GCCTACCTTGAAGCGCTTGCCGCAGGCCAGCGTCCACGCCCCCGGGCCGGGGGTGTAGGCGCGGATTTGGCGATCCACGTCCGCCGCAGACCGCGACCAGTCGATGTGGGCGTCTTCCTTTTGGATCTTCGGCGCGTAGGACGCGCCCTCTTCGTCCTGGGCGCGGGGCGTAATCGCCCCGTCCTCGAGGCCGTCCATGGTCTCTACCAGCAGATCCGCGCCGGCGTAGGCGAGGCGCGTAAGTAGGTCATCGGCAGTATCGGTGGGCTGGATATCTTCTTCCAGCGTGGCCAAAACGTCGCCGGTATCGAGCCCCTCATCGATCCGGAAAGTGGTCGCGCCAGTGCGCGTATCCCCGGCGGCGATGGCGGCCTGCACCGGCGCGGCACCCCGCCACGCGGGCAGCAGCGAAAAGTGCAGGTTGACCCAGCCGTGGGCCGCGATTCCTAAGAGATCCGGGGTGATGAGGTTGCCGTAAGCCACGACGGGGATGGCGTCGGGGGCCAGCCCGCTCAGCCACTGGCGCACCTGTTGGCCGTCCTCGGTCCCGGGTTTCAGGCTGTTTGGCGTG is a genomic window of Corynebacterium massiliense DSM 45435 containing:
- the fmt gene encoding methionyl-tRNA formyltransferase codes for the protein MRLVFAGTPEPAVVALEKLIASRHEVVGVLTRPDARVGRGRSLRPSPVKAVAEKHGIEVLTPNSLKPGTEDGQQVRQWLSGLAPDAIPVVAYGNLITPDLLGIAAHGWVNLHFSLLPAWRGAAPVQAAIAAGDTRTGATTFRIDEGLDTGDVLATLEEDIQPTDTADDLLTRLAYAGADLLVETMDGLEDGAITPRAQDEEGASYAPKIQKEDAHIDWSRSAADVDRQIRAYTPGPGAWTLACGKRFKVGPLAAVEDVPADAAHDLRPSGLRPGELDIGKHGVWVGTATTAVRLAWIQPPGKKMMNAADWARGFNPAQLSQGADADDSDNERVVFQ